The Arachis ipaensis cultivar K30076 chromosome B07, Araip1.1, whole genome shotgun sequence genomic interval ATCGTATAATATGCATAGTTAATCATGTCAGATGATAAGATTAAGCAGTTGTGGTTAATGGATATAGACAAGATCTTACATTCCTATAGTAAAACCTTGAAAGACTATCCTCCTATGGTTTTAGCAACTAAAGTTGATAGTTCTTTATTAACCGAAAGGGTTATCAGGGAAGAGCTAAACTTTAACAAGGATGAGTTAAAGAAAAATGCTTCAGACATGTTAGCCATCACAACACTTGAGCAGAAATATGCATTCGATAAAATTGTTACAGCTGTGTATTGTGATAAAGGGATTTTTTTTCCTTTGTGTATGGTCATGGGGTACTGGAAAAATATTTTTCTGGAACCTTATGTCCGCTGAAATTCGCTCAAAGGGTGATATTGTGTTAAACATTGCTTCAAGTGGTATTGCATCTTTACTTCTTTCCAACAGAAGAACGGCATACTCAAGGTTCAAAATACCACTGAATATAACTGAGGATTTTGTATGTAACATCAAACCTGATTTTTCTCAAGCAATACTGCTGTTGAAAGCCAAACTTATAATTTGGGATGAGGCTCCAATGGTTAGTAGGTACTACTATGAAGCACTTGATAAATGCTTCGGTGATATCATAAGGTTTTCTCCAACATATAACAAAAATTTGccatttggaggaaaagtggttgTATTAGGTGGAGACTTTAGACAAATGTTTCCTGTCATTCCACGAGGATCGAGACAAGATATCGTTCATTCAACCGTGAATTTGTCTTACCTTTGAAAATTTTGTTCGGtgctcaaactaacaaaaaaCACGAGACTCTTTGTTGGGACAACTACTTCAGATCAAGATGAGACAAAGCAATTTGGTGAGTGGTTATTGAAAGTTGGTGATGGTCTAATAGGTGACAATATAGATGGAGAATCTAAGATATGTCTTCCAGAAGATATTGTTATTCTTTTTTCGGACCAGGTATTTCATGAGttggttcatttttcttatccaaatattttggaaAATATATCTTCAAAGAATTTTTTCAAAGCAAGAACTATACTGGCTCCCACGCTTGACATCATTGAAGAGGTCAACAACTATCTAATGACTATCATTTCTAGaggaaaaaaattatatcttaatTTGGATTCAATTTGTATGGATAAAGGGAATATGGAGAGTCAACTAGATTTTTATGGTTCTGAATTACTGAATAGCATAAATTGCTCTAGTTTGCCTCTACATAAATTAATACTCAAGGTTGGTATTTTGGTGATGTTACTGAGGAATATTGACCAATCTAGTGGTCTTTGTAATAGTACAAGGCTACAAGTTAGGAAGCTTGGAAATCATCTCATAGAATATAAAGTCTTAATGGGTAACAATGTTAGTCATATTGCTTTGATTCCAAGAATGAATATGGTACCAACAAATGAAACCATCCCAGTTAGATTTCAACGAAGACAGTTTCCCATAATAGTATCGTTTGCTATGACAATTAATAAGTCTCAGGGACAAACTTTATCTCATATTCTCATGTTGGATTGTACTTGCTCAAACTAGTTTTTACACATGGCTAACTATATGTGACATTTTTAAGAGTTAAGAGTAAgcgatatttaaaaattttacttaTGAATCACGTAGGAATGTCAACAAATTCAACCATCAATGTTATTTATAGAgaagtttttgtaaaaataaaattataatgtaaatattttaattttattttaaattttgtattgAAATAAANNNNNNNNNNNNNNNATAcattaattatttataataataGATGTAGCTAATTTTGTAGTATAAACAATATTTTTGTACATAATATATTGTCATATATATTGCACCAACTTTCATATAAATTGTTATTTTTTCACTAAAAAATTTagttctaaataaaataaaattataaccgTTAAAAATTCAGACAAAATTACGCTACGATCTCAATACaatctttgaaaaccatttttgtCATAAACCCAATCTTTAGAGGAATTAAAATGAAGTTTATATAAAAGCTttttaaggaaaagaaaaattgaaaaaatacaaaattcaGAGATAAAGGGACAATAGACTGAGCGCCGAGAGGATAGAGAAGATATCTTTCCAATCCGAGCTGGCAACGTGTGATGGACCCACATTTTCGAGATACTATGAGAGCCCCAAACAGCTGTGTGGACGGAGCTGCTGCCAGATAGAAACCAATGTGGAAACGCACTGCCACGTGGCGCACCGAGGGAGGCAAACTGAGATCGCGCGAAACACCAACCTCTTATCAACAAAACAAAATCCTAGCTCAAAGTTGAATATCGGTCATTAATGTTTCCTTTCGttttctccttctctttctttctctctctttctgttTTCTAAGCCTTGCACCGCGATGAACGCCATAGCAACTGCTTCAGCTCTCACTCTGCCAATCTTCTGTAGAACAGCCAAACTTGACAGCAAAAAggtatgttttattttattttttgtaatttgattttgaatttgaatattttcttttgttttgctaCTGGCTTTGTACTTTTTTGGTGCTTGTTCTTGAAAATGAAActcatctttaaaattttaaacgaCGTGAAGTTAATTTTAGAAGGTTGCATACTAGACAAGTAGAGGGAAACTTGTTGGAGGAGACTAAACTACACAAAGATTCgtgttagtttttttattttattttaatttttggcaTGCGATATTGGCGAGAGGTGTGTGTGGTATATGCATTATTTCAATCTTTATTGCTGTCATGTAAAAAGGaaatttcaaaaaacaaaaaaaaaacaaaaaatagcatGCTGTACTTGTCGTTTTCCCTGTATTTGCCATTGATTACAATTTTCTGATAGCTTTGGCGAAGAATTAGTTGAGGAATCCAGAAATAGAAAGATTTCAAGTACTTTTACTATTTTCAatgcaattttttttcttatggTTCCTTAATCAGTGCCATTAAGGGCACTAAaaagataacaaataaaaaataaatgttataCCTCTGTAGAAGCTCATTTTGCTGCTGTGTATGAGCTATAGAAAGTTTTTATCTCTGTAAATGCTACAGTTTACGGCCTCTTATTTGTAGCTGAGGGAATAAGTAGCTTAAATTTCAGTTGGCATATAAAATTTTCAGGGTTTGAAAGGTAAATTCAGCGTGCTTGCTGTATTCGGAGAAGTAGAAAAGAAGAATGCATGGAGTGCAATCTTTGACGTGGAGGATCCAAGATCAAAAGTCCCACATTATAAAGGAAAGTTTTTGGATGTATATCAAGCCTTAGAAGTGGCAAGATATGATCTTCAGTACTGCGATTGGCGAGCTCGGCAAGATGTGCTTACCATCATGCTCCTCCATGAAAAGGTTCCAGTAGTTCAGTTATATTATTCTATATACTTTAGAACTAGATTAAACCCCCTATTCATCCTCACCAAAAACATGAGGGACAAAGTAGTCTTTTAGTAGTTGAAACCATCGTCCGAGAGAGACAAGTTTGTTACCTTTTTCCAGATAGTGAGAGACAAATTCGTCATTTGAAATTTGTCATTTGAAATCACAAGCTATGGTTTTGTCTTCCTTGTTTTTTGCCAAGGAAGAAATTAAAAGTCTACAGTTTTATTGAAATTTGATGCTTGAAAGGATTATGGCATTTTTTATGTAAATATTGTGAGATTTTGGATAAACCTTGCCATTGGCATGCTGACGGATGTCTCCATAAAATATTGGTGTAGGTAGTGGAAGTTCTTAATCCTCTAGCACGCGAATACAAATCAATTGGCACAATGAAAAAGGAGCTAGCAGAGTTGCAAGATGAATTAGCAGAAGCACACAGACAGGTATAAGATGTTATCAACAATAGAGAGCTTGAAATTTAGATGCCTTTTGAGCATCAATTTGCTAGGATCTTGTCCATTATATATTAATCTGTTATTTGTTTATTGGAAATGAATAAACACAGGTCCATGTATCGGAAGCAAGGGTTTCAACTGCTTTAGAAAAACTAGCTTTCATGGAAGAATTAGTAAATGACAGGCTGCTTCAAAGTAGAAGCACAACAGAAGTTTCCGAGGCATCTTCTTCGCCGAGTACATCTGCCAAATCTTTcaatgaagaaaagaaaaggcTGCCCCGAAAAAGCTTGAATGTATCAGGTCCGGTTCAGTCATTCCATCCCAACTTGAAGAATTTCTGGTATCCTGTTGCTTTCACTACTGACCTAAAACATGATACCATGGTAAGTCCATAAGTTCCATATACACTAAAAACAATTTCATATATTAGGTATATTTTTGTGCGATATATTTCAATCATTAAGCACCATTGGAAACTATAATGATTGATGTCAGAAATCGTCTTTCATCAAATAACAGTAAAGCATTTGGATATATTTCTGTTTATATTTTCCGTTTTCTTTTCAATTTACAAGGGAATTGAACTCGAGTTTTATACTCAAATTTCATCCCATTTAGCTACCGTAGTCTATCCCACTTTGATCTGAATGGGAAGTCTTTCAAGTAGTGTTGTCTATCCCACTCTAATCTGAACGGTAAGTCTTACAAGTAGTGTTGCTTCTTTTCTATGTCAGATCCCTATAGAATGTTTTGAGGAACCATGGGTTATCTTCAGAGGGAAAGATGGGAAACCTGGATGCGTTCAGAATACCTGCGCACACAGATCATGTCCTCTACACCTTGGTTCTGTAAATGAGGGTCGTATCCAATGTCCCTATCATGGTTAGTGGTCACTGAAGAAAAATGAATATTTATGCCATTTCTTTAGGTCACTTGTTGTTCACTAACTTGATTATATCTTAGAAATTATATGCTCTTTTCCTGTTTCGCATAATATATGGGACAAAATATCACATGACATGACCAACCTATTTATGTGCTTTAAAGTTAATGGATTCTTAAATCACATAATGGTTGGATATCAGGTTGGGAGTACACCACCACTGGAAAATGTGAGAAAATGCCATCCACTCGACTGCTTAATGTGAAGATAAAGTCAGTTCCATGTTTCGAAAAAGAGGGTATGATCTGGATTTGGCCCGGCAGTGACCCCCCATCAGCCACACTTCCATCTTTATTACCTCCTCCTGGGTTCCAAGTTCATGCCGAGGTATGATGTCAATTTGATGTATATCCCACTATGTATTGAGATGTAATAAGCAAGAATTCTGATTTTTTAGTTAACAAGACTTGATGTGTCTATCTTATGTGACAGATTGTCATGGAACTTCCAATTGAACATGGGTTACTTTTGGACAACCTTTTGGATCTCGCACATGCCCCATTCACACACACTTCAACCTTTGCTAAGGGATGGAGTGTCCCAAGGTTTGTTTATAATTTATATACCCATACAACTAATAGCAATTGTCAAGAGGTAACAAGTGAACGATAAAAGTGATGAAAGAATCAAAACGGCTTTCCAGGATGTAATAGCTCAACTCATTTCAACAAATAGATCAAGAAACACCTTTCCTTTCTCCAATTTTACTTAGACTCTTTGGTCTCTAGAAAACACTGCTCAAAAAGGGAGGAAAAATATAAAGCGAGTAATATAAAGAAATGAAATTTTCGTCCTTCGCAAGGATCCGATAACTGAGACTAGTTGTTGCTCCTGAAATTATTTAACCTGTATTGTCAATGCTTTCTCTTGGAAACTTCATTGCAATGTGCTGGAGTGTAATTTTTCATGGGTCGAGGCCTTGTTATCTTGTATAGTCAAGATGCCATGCTTCCATACTTGAATTATGGGCAAACTGAGTGGTTAAGCTTTTTAATTATTACTCACCGCTTTTTCTAGTCAAATATATTTCTGAGTCAATttgttttaatttgaaattacaGCTTGGTGAAATTTTTGACACCTGGATCTGGTCTGCAAGGGTACTGGGATCCCTATCCAATTGATATGGAATTTCGGCCACCTTGCATGGTTCTATCGACGATTGGAATTTCAAAGCCTGGGAAACTCGAGGGACAAAACACTAGTCAATGCGCCACACATCTGCACCAACTTCATGTCTGCTTACCATCATCAAAACAAAAAACAAGACTACTGTACAGAATGTCGCTGGATTTTGCTCCTTTTCTAAAGCATGTTCCTTTTATGCAATATCTATGGAAGCATTTTGCAGAACAGGTAAGAGTGCTTCTCAAATCTTTAATAGTTAATCATATTTGAGCCAGATAGACAGAATTAATTCCCTAATGGAACAAAAATAGATTTTATCATGGATGTCCTTATACTTTGTGGTATTTAAGGTCCAAAAGGATGCAACAAAAATATGGAACTAGTATGTGGTATTTATGTATGACATTCCAAAACACAATTCTCTGCTTATAAATCACAATTGATCGAATTCCTTtcggaaaaaaaattaataaattggtGATTGAATTCTTTTTTTGggggaaaaaaaaggaaaaagggaaAAAACTATTGGTTAGAGAAGCATTCATTCCAGGGAAACAAATAGGTTCTTAATTCTTAACTTTTTCGGTTTTCTTCTACACTAATGGACTATGGCTATTTATGTACGCAAGCAATTTACACAATGCATGATTAATTTTTCCATCTACTGTTCTGATTAATCTTAGTTTTAACTTCTGCATGCTGATCTGTTGATATTTCTCATTCAAGGTTTTAAATGAGGATCTACGGTTAGTGCTGGGTCAGCAAGAGCGGATGAACAGTGGTGCAAATGTATGGAATTGGCCGGTATCGTATGACAAGCTTGGGGTAAGGTACAGGATATGGCGAGATGCCGTGGAGCAAGGAGCGAAACAGCTGCCCTTTAGTCGATAGACCTATAATAACAAGTTAAACTAAGCATTATTAATCTAAA includes:
- the LOC107607313 gene encoding uncharacterized protein LOC107607313 produces the protein MSDDKIKQLWLMDIDKILHSYSKTLKDYPPMVLATKVDSSLLTERVIREELNFNKDELKKNASDMLAITTLEQKYAFDKIVTAVYCDKGIFFPLCMVMGRTAYSRFKIPLNITEDFVCNIKPDFSQAILLLKAKLIIWDEAPMVSRYYYEALDKCFGDIIRFSPTYNKNLPFGGKVVVLGGDFRQMFPVIPRGSRQDIVHSTVNLSYL
- the LOC107609200 gene encoding chlorophyllide a oxygenase, chloroplastic, translated to MNAIATASALTLPIFCRTAKLDSKKGLKGKFSVLAVFGEVEKKNAWSAIFDVEDPRSKVPHYKGKFLDVYQALEVARYDLQYCDWRARQDVLTIMLLHEKVVEVLNPLAREYKSIGTMKKELAELQDELAEAHRQVHVSEARVSTALEKLAFMEELVNDRLLQSRSTTEVSEASSSPSTSAKSFNEEKKRLPRKSLNVSGPVQSFHPNLKNFWYPVAFTTDLKHDTMIPIECFEEPWVIFRGKDGKPGCVQNTCAHRSCPLHLGSVNEGRIQCPYHGWEYTTTGKCEKMPSTRLLNVKIKSVPCFEKEGMIWIWPGSDPPSATLPSLLPPPGFQVHAEIVMELPIEHGLLLDNLLDLAHAPFTHTSTFAKGWSVPSLVKFLTPGSGLQGYWDPYPIDMEFRPPCMVLSTIGISKPGKLEGQNTSQCATHLHQLHVCLPSSKQKTRLLYRMSLDFAPFLKHVPFMQYLWKHFAEQVLNEDLRLVLGQQERMNSGANVWNWPVSYDKLGVRYRIWRDAVEQGAKQLPFSR